Proteins from a genomic interval of Peromyscus leucopus breed LL Stock chromosome 12, UCI_PerLeu_2.1, whole genome shotgun sequence:
- the LOC119088810 gene encoding uncharacterized protein LOC119088810, whose amino-acid sequence MDIHSTVPNPYTLLSMLPPDKEWYTVLDLKDAFFSLPLTLSSQGYFAFEWHDPDIGVSGQLTWTRLPQGFKNSPTIFDEALHEDLSEYHSQHPQVSLLQYVDDILIATRTKEECHKGTEDLLRTLGTLGYRASAKKGPDLPETGNLPGIHVKRGKRWLSKARKETVLKIPTPRTVRQVRELLGSAGLYRLCIPGYTEIACPLYEATKEQTLTWDSQKQAAFDTIKQKLLEALALGLPDINKPFLLYVDENKGVAKGMLTQNLGPWRRSVAYLSKKLDSVAGRWPLCLRIIAAVALLVKDADKLTLGQSLLVATPHTLELILKQPPDRWVSNARVTHYQALLLNPGRITFQVPTALNLDTMLPDPDLEIPSMTSMTSSPKCIAFDKTSKIHH is encoded by the coding sequence ATGGATATTCACTCCACTGTGCCCAACCCTTATACTCTGCTAAGTATGCTCCCTCCAGATAAAGAATGGTATACTGTCCTAGAtttaaaagatgctttctttagcCTCCCACTCACACTGAGCAGCCAAGGTTACTTTGCCTTTGAATGGCATGACCCAGACATTGGAGTAAGTGGGCAACTGACTTGGACAAGACTGCCACAAGGATTCAAGAACTCACCCACCATATTTGATGAAGCTCTCCATGAGGATCTGAGTGAGTACCACTCCCAGCACCCCCAGGTCTCTCTTCTACAGTATGTAGATGACATACTAATAGCCACCAGGACAAAGGAGGAGTGCCATAAAGGAACCGAAGATCTCCTGAGGACACTGGGGACATTGGGCTATCGGGCCTCAGCCAAAAAAGGCCCAGATCTGCCAGAAACAGGTAACTTACCTGGAATACATGTTAAAAGAGGGAAAAGATGGCTGTCCAAGGCAAGAAAAGAGACAGTATTAAAAATACCAACACCTAGGACAGTAAGACAAGTCAGGGAGTTGCTAGGCTCTGCGGGACTCTACAGACTTTGCATCCCAGGATACACTGAAATTGCCTGCCctctttatgaggctacaaaAGAACAGACCCTGACTTGGGACTCTCAGAAACAAGCTGCCTTTGACACCATTAAGCAGAAATTACTAGAGGCCCTGGCCCTGGGACTCCCCGACATCAACAAGCCCTTCCTCCTCTATGTGGATGAGAACAAGGGAGTGGCAAAAGGAATGTTGACTCAGAACCTTGGACCATGGAGGAGGTCAGTGGCCTACTTATCTAAGAAACTGGACTCCGTGGCAGGTAGATGGCCCCTGTGCTTACGCATCATTGCTGCCGTGGCCTTGTTAGTTAAAGATGCAGACAAACTCACTTTGGGACAAAGTCTCCTGGTGGCCACTCCACACACCCTGGAGTTGATTCTAAAACAGCCTCCTGACAGATGGGTGAGTAATGCCAGGGTGACTCATTACCAAGCTCTACTCCTAAACCCAGGTAGAATAACGTTCCAGGTACCCACTGCCCTCAACCTGGACACTATGCTACCTGATCCTGACCTAGAGATCCCCTCCATGACTTCAATGACATCCTCTCCCAAGTGCATTGCATTTGACAAGACCTCCAAGATACACCACTGA